A stretch of the Aphis gossypii isolate Hap1 chromosome 2, ASM2018417v2, whole genome shotgun sequence genome encodes the following:
- the LOC114129029 gene encoding zonadhesin-like isoform X3, with the protein MTGAISFVETDTNAPVDTSTFDIVTPSTGKKNVEVAVPVVYPGEEPTLKPAHSTELMTEAISFVETDTNAPVDTPTCEIEIPGPETDDIEVARPVVCPAEEETLSPAHSTELMTTEVISFVEADTNASVDTQTCEIEIPGPETDDIEMARPVVCPAEVETLSPAHSTELMTSVVIRFVEADTNAPVETSTCVIETLGPCNMENVEVAAPPAVVSLTEVQTLSQTSIIDTDKTTAPSQKKKNRFLSALRRGLRRVFKTICGCGCSVASSDHPGGEDYRDEFTHEIETFNERWSV; encoded by the coding sequence ATGACGGGAGCCATCAGTTTCGTAGAAACGGACACCAATGCGCCGGTCGATACTTCAACTTTTGATATTGTAACTCCCAGTACTGGGAAGAAAAATGTCGAGGTGGCGGTTCCGGTGGTGTACCCAGGTGAGGAGCCGACGTTGAAACCGGCGCATTCTACGGAGCTGATGACGGAAGCCATCAGTTTCGTAGAAACGGACACCAATGCGCCGGTCGATACTCCAACTTGTGAAATTGAAATTCCCGGTCCCGAGACGGACGATATTGAGGTGGCGAGGCCGGTGGTGTGCCCCGCGGAAGAAGAGACGTTGTCGCCGGCGCATTCCACGGAGCTGATGACGACGGAAGTCATCAGTTTCGTGGAAGCGGACACCAATGCGTCGGTCGATACTCAAACTTGTGAAATTGAAATTCCCGGTCCCGAGACGGACGATATTGAGATGGCGAGGCCGGTAGTGTGCCCCGCGGAAGTAGAGACGTTGTCGCCGGCGCATTCCACGGAGCTGATGACTTCCGTCGTCATCCGTTTCGTGGAAGCGGACACCAATGCGCCGGTTGAAACTTCGACTTGTGTTATTGAAACACTCGGTCCCTGCAATATGGAAAATGTTGAGGTTGCTGCGCCGCCCGCGGTAGTGAGCCTCACGGAAGTACAGACATTGTCGCAAACATCTATAATTGACACGGACAAGACTACGGCTCCATCGCAAAAGAAAAAGAATCGATTCTTGTCGGCCCTGCGGAGAGGTCTCCGCAGGGTCTTCAAGACCATCTGCGGTTGCGGGTGCAGTGTGGCGTCGTCGGATCACCCAGGGGGGGAAGATTACAGAGACGAATTCACACACGAAATCGAAACATTTAACGAGAGATGGTCTGTTTAA
- the LOC114129029 gene encoding zonadhesin-like isoform X1: MDPTSSNDIESDLYDPDVSPVLSTVETSTFDIETPSTGKKNVEVAVPVVYPGEEPTLKPAHSTELMTEAISFVETDTNAPVDTPTCEIEIPGPETDDIEVARPVVCPAEEETLSPAHSTELMTTEVISFVEADTNASVDTQTCEIEIPGPETDDIEMARPVVCPAEVETLSPAHSTELMTSVVIRFVEADTNAPVETSTCVIETLGPCNMENVEVAAPPAVVSLTEVQTLSQTSIIDTDKTTAPSQKKKNRFLSALRRGLRRVFKTICGCGCSVASSDHPGGEDYRDEFTHEIETFNERWSV, encoded by the exons atggatCCAACCAGTTCAAATGATATTGAATCCGATCTATATGATCCAGATGTGTCGCCTGTATTGTCAACGGTAGAAACATCAACTTTTGATATTGAAACTCCCAGTACTGGAAAGAAAAATGTCGAGGTGGCGGTTCCGGTGGTGTACCCAG GTGAGGAGCCGACGTTGAAACCGGCGCATTCTACGGAGCTGATGACGGAAGCCATCAGTTTCGTAGAAACGGACACCAATGCGCCGGTCGATACTCCAACTTGTGAAATTGAAATTCCCGGTCCCGAGACGGACGATATTGAGGTGGCGAGGCCGGTGGTGTGCCCCGCGGAAGAAGAGACGTTGTCGCCGGCGCATTCCACGGAGCTGATGACGACGGAAGTCATCAGTTTCGTGGAAGCGGACACCAATGCGTCGGTCGATACTCAAACTTGTGAAATTGAAATTCCCGGTCCCGAGACGGACGATATTGAGATGGCGAGGCCGGTAGTGTGCCCCGCGGAAGTAGAGACGTTGTCGCCGGCGCATTCCACGGAGCTGATGACTTCCGTCGTCATCCGTTTCGTGGAAGCGGACACCAATGCGCCGGTTGAAACTTCGACTTGTGTTATTGAAACACTCGGTCCCTGCAATATGGAAAATGTTGAGGTTGCTGCGCCGCCCGCGGTAGTGAGCCTCACGGAAGTACAGACATTGTCGCAAACATCTATAATTGACACGGACAAGACTACGGCTCCATCGCAAAAGAAAAAGAATCGATTCTTGTCGGCCCTGCGGAGAGGTCTCCGCAGGGTCTTCAAGACCATCTGCGGTTGCGGGTGCAGTGTGGCGTCGTCGGATCACCCAGGGGGGGAAGATTACAGAGACGAATTCACACACGAAATCGAAACATTTAACGAGAGATGGTCTGTTTAA
- the LOC114129029 gene encoding mucin-17-like isoform X2: MDPTSSNDIESDLYDPDVSPVLSTVETSTFDIETPSTGKKNVEVAVPVVYPGEEPTLKPVHSTELMTGAISFVETDTNAPVDTSTFDIVTPSTGKKNVEVAVPVVYPGEEPTLKPAHSTELMTEAISFVETDTNAPVDTPTCEIEIPGPETDDIEMARPVVCPAEVETLSPAHSTELMTSVVIRFVEADTNAPVETSTCVIETLGPCNMENVEVAAPPAVVSLTEVQTLSQTSIIDTDKTTAPSQKKKNRFLSALRRGLRRVFKTICGCGCSVASSDHPGGEDYRDEFTHEIETFNERWSV, encoded by the exons atggatCCAACCAGTTCAAATGATATTGAATCCGATCTATATGATCCAGATGTGTCGCCTGTATTGTCAACGGTAGAAACATCAACTTTTGATATTGAAACTCCCAGTACTGGAAAGAAAAATGTCGAGGTGGCGGTTCCGGTGGTGTACCCAGGTGAGGAGCCGACGTTGAAGCCGGTGCATTCTACGGAGCTGATGACGGGAGCCATCAGTTTCGTAGAAACGGACACCAATGCGCCGGTCGATACTTCAACTTTTGATATTGTAACTCCCAGTACTGGGAAGAAAAATGTCGAGGTGGCGGTTCCGGTGGTGTACCCAGGTGAGGAGCCGACGTTGAAACCGGCGCATTCTACGGAGCTGATGACGGAAGCCATCAGTTTCGTAGAAACGGACACCAATGCGCCGGTCGATACTCCAACTTGTGAAATTGAAATTCCCGGTCCCGAGACGGACGATATTGAG ATGGCGAGGCCGGTAGTGTGCCCCGCGGAAGTAGAGACGTTGTCGCCGGCGCATTCCACGGAGCTGATGACTTCCGTCGTCATCCGTTTCGTGGAAGCGGACACCAATGCGCCGGTTGAAACTTCGACTTGTGTTATTGAAACACTCGGTCCCTGCAATATGGAAAATGTTGAGGTTGCTGCGCCGCCCGCGGTAGTGAGCCTCACGGAAGTACAGACATTGTCGCAAACATCTATAATTGACACGGACAAGACTACGGCTCCATCGCAAAAGAAAAAGAATCGATTCTTGTCGGCCCTGCGGAGAGGTCTCCGCAGGGTCTTCAAGACCATCTGCGGTTGCGGGTGCAGTGTGGCGTCGTCGGATCACCCAGGGGGGGAAGATTACAGAGACGAATTCACACACGAAATCGAAACATTTAACGAGAGATGGTCTGTTTAA